A window of Polaribacter litorisediminis contains these coding sequences:
- a CDS encoding VPS10 domain-containing protein translates to MKKITFYLLIFFLGTATFAQSIDSIFQSVKYRNIGPFRGGRSVAASGVVGDPLTYYMGNTGGGLWKTEDGGQLWNNISDGFFKTSSVGAIAVSESDPNIVYVGMGEHAPRAVMTSYGDGVYKSTDAGKTWKHLGLEATQHISRIVIHPKNADILFVAAQGALYGPNKERGIFKSTDGGDTWTNVLFVNDLTGASELSMDFNNPLVMYAAMWEHQRKPWKVISGGVGSGLYKTTDGGETWNTIHEGLPKEKGKMAIAVSRSNSEKIYALIESDSDKELGGLFVSDNGGKKWSKISSDHSLVQRAWYYIELFIDPNNEEIVYVLNASAQRSIDGGKNWSRISGTHGDYHDLWINPNNSKNMVIANDGGAAVSYNYAKSWSPQNRMPTAQFYRINTDNMFPYNIYGGQQDNSSVKISSLSLGSGGISGKNWSASAGGESAFLAFNPNNPRYVMGGSYLGTIEILDTKAKASTQIMAAPIQYLGRDSKDMKYRYNWNAPIIWSQHEPDTYYHGAQMLLKTSDKGTNWAEVSPDLSNNEKEKQGKGGGPYTNEAVGAENYGTLSYVVESPFEKGVLWAATDDGVLQLTKNGGKTWSNVTPKNLPETLINSIEVSPHDKATAYIATTRFKFNDYTPALYKTTNYGTSWKNISAGIPMGAYTRVIREDTERKDLLFAGTELGMYISWNGGKKWQSFQLNLPTTPITDLKISHDNLNVATMGRSFWILDDLELLRQFDGTDNSFSLLQPADAIIGNWSSQLNGNSTNFDGTDDSEGVNPANGVVFYYNLPTVFKDAELTLEINDKDGNLVRTLSSKADVKYVEYPGGPSPEPLLSNKAGLNRFVWDMRYNSLPGAPTAYIEGSFRGHKAMPNKYTAILKQEEQTAEVSFKILQNPLYDVTAEEYQETHEFKTKTEANLTEMHMRVNNLKKVQDQIAFILKDLAEHKKYNEVKSKGNVILQKLKTWDEEMVQRKSKAYDDVENFPNKFTAEYIFLMNQNDSDLPKVNQASKDRLKELNKQWTLLKNRSEELINIDIPAYNRLLWNHGIGALKIK, encoded by the coding sequence TGGGTACAGCAACTTTCGCTCAATCCATAGATTCAATTTTTCAATCTGTAAAATACAGAAATATTGGCCCTTTTAGAGGTGGTAGATCCGTTGCAGCATCCGGTGTCGTAGGAGATCCTTTAACCTATTACATGGGAAATACGGGCGGTGGACTTTGGAAAACAGAAGATGGTGGGCAGCTTTGGAATAATATTTCAGACGGATTTTTTAAAACAAGTTCTGTTGGAGCCATTGCAGTTTCTGAAAGCGACCCAAACATTGTATACGTAGGAATGGGCGAACACGCACCTAGAGCCGTCATGACTTCTTATGGAGATGGTGTTTATAAATCTACAGATGCTGGCAAAACATGGAAACATTTAGGTTTAGAAGCTACGCAACATATTTCTAGAATTGTGATACATCCTAAAAATGCAGACATTCTTTTTGTGGCTGCACAGGGAGCATTATATGGTCCTAACAAAGAAAGAGGTATTTTTAAATCCACTGACGGTGGTGATACTTGGACGAATGTACTTTTTGTAAATGATTTAACAGGAGCCTCTGAATTATCAATGGACTTTAACAATCCTTTAGTGATGTATGCCGCCATGTGGGAACATCAGCGCAAGCCTTGGAAAGTAATTAGCGGAGGCGTTGGAAGTGGCCTTTACAAAACTACAGATGGAGGAGAAACTTGGAATACAATACATGAAGGCTTGCCAAAGGAAAAAGGCAAAATGGCAATCGCTGTGAGTCGCTCAAATTCTGAAAAAATTTATGCTTTGATTGAAAGTGATTCTGATAAAGAATTAGGAGGATTATTTGTTTCTGATAATGGAGGCAAAAAATGGTCTAAAATCTCTTCAGATCATAGCCTTGTTCAAAGAGCTTGGTATTATATTGAATTATTTATCGATCCTAATAATGAAGAAATTGTTTATGTTTTAAACGCAAGTGCGCAACGCTCTATTGATGGCGGTAAAAATTGGTCTAGAATATCAGGTACACACGGAGATTACCATGATCTATGGATCAACCCAAACAACAGCAAAAATATGGTGATTGCTAATGATGGTGGAGCCGCAGTTTCTTATAATTATGCCAAATCTTGGTCTCCTCAAAACAGGATGCCAACAGCACAATTTTATAGAATAAATACGGATAATATGTTTCCTTATAATATCTATGGTGGTCAACAAGACAATTCTTCTGTAAAAATTAGTAGTTTATCTTTAGGTAGCGGCGGAATTAGTGGAAAGAATTGGTCGGCCTCAGCAGGAGGAGAAAGTGCTTTTTTAGCTTTTAATCCTAACAATCCGAGATATGTAATGGGTGGAAGTTATTTAGGAACTATTGAAATACTGGATACAAAAGCAAAAGCTAGTACTCAAATTATGGCTGCTCCTATTCAATATCTGGGCAGAGATTCTAAAGATATGAAATACAGATACAATTGGAATGCTCCCATTATTTGGTCTCAACACGAACCAGATACGTATTATCATGGAGCTCAAATGTTATTGAAAACTAGCGATAAGGGAACTAATTGGGCGGAAGTTTCACCAGATTTATCCAACAATGAAAAGGAAAAACAAGGAAAAGGTGGCGGACCTTATACAAACGAAGCGGTGGGCGCCGAAAACTATGGCACATTATCTTATGTTGTAGAGTCTCCATTTGAGAAAGGAGTTCTCTGGGCTGCGACAGATGATGGCGTTTTGCAATTAACCAAAAATGGTGGAAAAACTTGGTCTAATGTAACACCAAAAAATCTACCCGAAACTTTGATTAATTCTATTGAAGTGTCTCCACACGACAAAGCAACAGCCTATATCGCAACAACACGATTCAAATTTAATGACTATACCCCTGCACTTTATAAAACGACAAACTATGGTACATCATGGAAGAATATTAGTGCTGGTATTCCAATGGGAGCTTACACAAGGGTAATTCGAGAAGATACCGAGCGAAAAGATTTGCTTTTTGCTGGCACAGAATTAGGCATGTATATTTCATGGAATGGTGGAAAAAAATGGCAGTCGTTTCAATTAAACTTGCCTACAACCCCGATTACTGATTTAAAAATAAGCCATGACAATCTGAATGTTGCTACCATGGGAAGATCATTTTGGATTTTAGATGATTTGGAATTATTACGACAGTTTGACGGTACTGATAACTCTTTTTCATTGCTTCAACCAGCAGATGCTATTATCGGAAATTGGTCTAGTCAATTAAATGGTAACTCTACAAACTTTGATGGCACAGATGATTCTGAAGGAGTAAACCCTGCGAATGGTGTTGTTTTTTATTACAATTTACCAACTGTATTTAAGGATGCAGAATTAACTTTAGAGATTAACGATAAAGACGGGAATTTGGTGAGAACCCTTAGCTCTAAAGCCGATGTTAAATATGTAGAATATCCTGGAGGCCCATCTCCTGAGCCCCTATTATCTAATAAAGCAGGACTTAATCGTTTTGTGTGGGACATGAGATATAACAGTTTACCTGGTGCACCAACCGCTTATATTGAAGGATCTTTTAGAGGTCATAAAGCCATGCCAAACAAATATACCGCGATTCTAAAACAAGAAGAACAAACCGCTGAAGTGTCTTTTAAAATATTGCAAAACCCATTGTACGATGTAACTGCCGAAGAGTATCAAGAAACGCATGAATTTAAAACCAAAACGGAAGCAAACTTAACAGAAATGCACATGAGAGTGAACAACTTAAAGAAAGTTCAAGATCAAATTGCATTTATATTAAAGGATTTAGCCGAACACAAAAAATATAACGAAGTAAAATCTAAAGGAAATGTAATTCTCCAAAAATTAAAAACTTGGGATGAAGAGATGGTACAACGTAAATCAAAAGCTTATGATGATGTAGAGAATTTTCCGAATAAATTTACTGCAGAATACATCTTTCTTATGAACCAAAATGACAGTGATTTGCCAAAAGTAAATCAGGCTTCCAAAGACCGACTCAAAGAGCTCAACAAACAATGGACCTTATTAAAAAACAGATCTGAAGAACTTATCAATATCGACATTCCGGCATATAACCGCTTACTTTGGAACCATGGTATTGGAGCTTTAAAAATCAAATAA
- the holA gene encoding DNA polymerase III subunit delta, translating to MNEIRTILSDIKKGNIKPIYFLMGEEPYYIDIISDYIEKNVLEESEKGFNQQVMYGRDTEIEDIISTAKRYPMMAERQVLIIKEAQDLSRHIDKLVGYAENPQPTTVLVLNYKYKKLDKRKKLHKAIAKSGLVYESKKLYDNQVGDWILRVLSVKKYKIEPKASQMLVEFLGTDLSKIANELEKLMLILPKGSIISDKDIEDNIGISKDFNNFELKKAVGEKNILKVNRIINYFAENPKKNPLVMTISLLNNYFTQLLLLHGLKDKSKSSVAKNLGVNPYFVDEYFSAAKNYPMRKVAQVIAFLRDADVKSKGVGASQSHRDLLKELLFKILH from the coding sequence ATGAATGAAATAAGAACCATTCTTTCAGATATTAAAAAAGGAAATATAAAACCCATTTATTTTTTAATGGGTGAGGAGCCTTATTATATTGATATTATTTCTGATTATATTGAGAAAAATGTTTTAGAAGAATCAGAAAAGGGTTTCAACCAACAGGTGATGTATGGTAGAGATACCGAAATTGAAGATATTATATCTACTGCTAAACGGTACCCAATGATGGCAGAAAGGCAGGTTTTAATTATTAAAGAAGCACAAGATTTAAGCAGGCATATAGACAAATTAGTGGGGTATGCAGAAAATCCGCAGCCAACTACGGTTTTAGTATTGAACTACAAATACAAGAAATTAGACAAGCGTAAAAAATTACATAAGGCAATTGCTAAATCTGGTTTGGTCTATGAAAGTAAAAAATTATATGATAATCAGGTTGGAGATTGGATTCTCCGTGTTTTAAGCGTTAAAAAATATAAAATTGAGCCAAAAGCTTCTCAAATGTTAGTAGAATTTTTAGGCACAGATTTAAGTAAAATAGCGAATGAATTAGAGAAATTAATGTTGATTCTGCCCAAAGGAAGCATCATTAGTGATAAAGATATTGAGGATAATATCGGCATTTCTAAGGATTTTAATAATTTCGAACTTAAAAAAGCAGTAGGCGAAAAGAACATTTTAAAGGTAAATAGAATTATCAATTACTTTGCAGAAAACCCTAAAAAGAATCCCTTAGTAATGACGATTTCTTTGTTGAATAATTATTTTACCCAGTTGTTATTACTGCATGGATTAAAGGATAAATCTAAAAGTTCAGTCGCCAAAAACTTGGGTGTAAATCCTTATTTTGTTGATGAATACTTTTCGGCAGCAAAAAATTACCCGATGCGAAAAGTAGCACAAGTAATCGCCTTTCTAAGAGATGCAGATGTAAAGAGTAAGGGGGTTGGAGCAAGCCAATCTCACCGAGATCTTTTGAAGGAGTTACTGTTTAAAATATTGCATTAA
- a CDS encoding type I restriction enzyme HsdR N-terminal domain-containing protein, translating to MQKLNLPFYNFKLKSSENKMLIFDKLRKKYLVLTPEEWVRQHFVQFLIDEKKYPISLIAVEKQLTINHRKKRTDILVFNSDGNHEIIVECKAPSIKIKQDTFDQIARYNLKLKANYLIVTNGLEHFYCKMDFEKETYVFLKEIPSYR from the coding sequence ATGCAAAAACTCAATCTACCTTTTTATAATTTCAAACTCAAAAGTAGCGAAAATAAGATGCTTATTTTTGATAAATTGAGAAAAAAGTATTTGGTTTTAACGCCAGAAGAATGGGTTCGTCAGCATTTTGTTCAGTTTTTGATTGATGAAAAAAAATATCCAATTTCTTTAATCGCAGTAGAAAAACAGTTAACAATTAATCATCGTAAAAAAAGAACCGATATTTTAGTGTTTAATTCTGATGGAAACCATGAAATTATTGTTGAATGTAAAGCACCCTCCATTAAAATTAAACAAGATACTTTTGATCAAATTGCTCGTTATAATTTAAAATTAAAAGCTAATTATTTAATTGTAACGAATGGATTAGAACATTTTTATTGCAAAATGGACTTTGAAAAAGAAACCTATGTTTTTTTGAAAGAGATTCCTAGTTATAGGTAA